The proteins below come from a single Aptenodytes patagonicus chromosome 20, bAptPat1.pri.cur, whole genome shotgun sequence genomic window:
- the LOC143169484 gene encoding scavenger receptor cysteine-rich domain-containing protein DMBT1-like isoform X1: MLGYLHPSSSCLGGRNQPSCGGAKSMGTLLLMACLWGTAAESPGGLLRLVGGPGRCAGRVEVLHNGTWGTVCDDGWGSSEGRVVCRQLGCGTVLSVAPGTRYGEGTGQIWLDEVNCTGEERNLSECRARPWGEHNCHHVEDASVECSDSSITALGTLQLLNGPNRCAGRVEVLHNHMWGTVCDDGWDLVDAAVVCRQLGCGTALSATSGAHFGRGHDPIWLDEVNCTGTEDTLFDCQASAWGDNNCFHGEDAGVICSASQMSVATKLRLVNGSTHCEGRVEITHDGTWAALCDEGWGLAEARVVCRQLGCGRALSAPGGFHFGQGPGQMWPDSVSCVGTETALSACKTKPRGNGTCHHGREAGVVCAGNSEGDQVRLVNYGSRCAGRVEVFHNKKWGTVCDDNWDLLDAEVVCRQLDCGRALSAPGGGQFGRGDGIIWMDETNCTGMESTLSACRARPWGINNCYHGEDAGVVCSDSIIPEPAHLQLANGSHRCAGRVEVFHQEEWGAVCDRGWDKQDAEVVCRQLGCGTALPALEGADFGTGPQRIWLDNVNCQGTEPDLTKCRASPWGESSCSHGKHASVVCSGSAVSTFAPVRLVDGPGRCAGRVEVFHNEKWGTVCDDSWDFVDAKVVCRQLDCGTVVMAPRRAHFGQGQGPIWLDDVRCMGTEAALSECRAKGWGVHGCEHGEDAGVVCSGSGISDLGSLRLVNGSDLCSGKVEVFHDQRWGGICTDGWDLAEAHVVCRQLGCGAAHSAAGSAWFGTGDGLIWVDAVECTGTEGALFECKVKFWGAESCKSRGHAGVSCSASADLDPGSSEALRLVNGPHRCAGRVEVFHSQQWGTICDDGWDLNDAAVVCRQLGCGTAISAPGLSGFGQGSGPIWLDGVSCLGTEATLAECPVKPWGYHACNHVEDASVVCSGSGIASIPRLRLVGGLSECAGRVEVFYNNKWGTVCDDSWDLRDAAVVCRQLGCGVALSAPGSARFGWGAGPIWLDDVSCTGEETDFSKCQAKMWGIHNCHHGEDAGVVCAAGNSSSADLRLVDGPHRCAGRVEVLNAGQWGTVCDDGWDLNDAAVVCRQLGCGRAEAAPGRARFGQGMGRIWLDDVACAGSEDALAQCRAHPWGQSNCNHGEDASVVCSDAGATNTSTVRLVDGPHRCAGRVEVFHNQQWGTVCDNGWDLSDAVVVCWQLGCGVAVAAPAGASFGRGLDPIWLDRVACVGGEKALVQCRARPWGINSCTHEEDAGVVCSDLARAEVAEVRLAEGPNRCAGRVEVLHAGQWGTVCDDSWDLNDAAVVCRQLGCGRAEAAPGRAYFGQGTGHIWLDDMSCTGSEDALAQCQAHPWGQSNCHHGEDAGVVCSDANVTEEVQVRLANGPNRCAGRVEVLHGQRWGTICDDSWDLKDAKVVCQQLGCGTAVSVPDQAHFGHGLDPIWLDDVECTGMETTFSQCSLSSWGLHNCNHNEDAGVVCSGTDPLQVRVQDGPGPCAGRVEVLYNATWHGVCGSRWSLLEAGVVCRQLGCGPAQSAPVGAHLRQGDGRALLEGLSCQGTESLLLECQHRETGLGPCRQGSAAGVVCTKPKGATPSCSVLIALLALVMLLSGVLLWLNLKRRCMAAAQAGAHQHPGDQNTSATSFRPVGAIYLPTKAEAPEDADTEMTQLMKEDAAP; the protein is encoded by the exons ATGCTGGGCTATCTCCATCCCTCGTCCAGCTGCCTGGGGGGCAGAAACCAACCCAGCTGTGGTGGGGCCAAGAGCATGGGGACCCTCCTCCTGATGGCATGCCTTTGGG GCACCGCTGCTGAGAGCCCAGGGGGGCTCCTTCGCCTGGTGGGCGGTCCCGGCCGCTGCGCCGGGCGGGTGGAGGTGCTCCACAACGGGACATGGGGGACAGTGTGCGACGACGGCTGGGGTTCCTCCGAGGGTCGGGTCGTGTgccggcagctgggctgtgggacgGTGCTGTCGGTGGCACCAGGAACTCGGTATGGAGAAGGGACAGGACAGATCTGGTTGGATGAGGTCAACTGCACCGGGGAGGAAAGGAACCTCTCCGAATGCCGAGCCAGGCCGTGGGGGGAACACAACTGTCACCACGTGGAGGACGCCAGCGTTGAGTGCTCAG ACTCCAGCATCACCGCCCTGGGCACGCTCCAGCTGCTCAATGGCCCCAACCGCTGCGCCGGGAGGGTGGAGGTGCTCCACAACCACATGTGGGGGACGGTCTGCGACGATGGCTGGGACCTGGTGGACGCGGCAgtggtgtgccggcagctgggctgtggcacagCGCTGTCAGCCACCAGCGGGGCTCACTTTGGGAGGGGCCACGATCCCATCTGGTTGGATGAGGTGAACTGCACCGGCACTGAGGACACCCTCTTCGACTGCCAGGCCAGCGCGTGGGGGGACAACAACTGCTTCCACGGGGAGGATGCTGGAGTGATATGTTCAG CTTCACAGATGTCCGTGGCCACCAAGCTCCGCCTGGTCAACGGTTCGACGCACTGCGAAGGCAGGGTGGAGATCACCCATGACGGCACCTGGGCAGCCCTGTGTGACGAGGGCTGGGGTCTGGCCGAGGCTCGAGtagtgtgcaggcagctgggctgtgggagaGCACTGTCAGCACCCGGCGGATTCCATTTTGGGCAAGGACCTGGGCAAATGTGGCCTGACAGCGTGAGCTGCGTAGGGACGGAGACTGCCCTCTCTGCATGCAAGACAAAGCCCCGGGGCAATGGCACTTGTCACCATGGGAGAGAAGCTGGCGTGGTGTGCGCAG GTAATTCAGAGGGCGACCAGGTCCGGCTGGTGAACTATGGCAGCCGCTGCGCTGGCAGGGTTGAGGTCTTCCATAACAAGAAGTGGGGGACCGTGTGCGATGACAACTGGGACCTGCTGGACGCCGAGGTCGTCTGCCGGCAGCTGGACTGCGGGCGAGCACTGTCAGCCCCCGGGGGGGGTCAGTTCGGGCGAGGGGATGGCATCATCTGGATGGACGAGACAAACTGCACGGGGATGGAGAGCACGCTGTCCGCCTGCCGGGCCCGGCCGTGGGGCATTAATAATTGCTACCACGGGGAAGATGCTGGCGTGGTTTGCTCAG ACTCGATCATCCCCGAGCCAGCTCATCTCCAGCTGGCAAACGGCTCGCACCGCTGCGCCGGCAGAGTCGAGGTGTTTCACCAGGAGGAGTGGGGAGCTGTCTGCGACCGTGGCTGGGATAAGCAGGACGCTGAGGTCGTGTgccggcagctgggctgtgggacgGCACTGCCGGCATTAGAGGGGGCAGACTTTGGCACCGGACCTCAACGCATCTGGCTGGACAACGTGAACTGCCAGGGGACGGAGCCAGACCTTACGAAATGCCGGGCAAGCCCATGGGGAGAGAGCAGCTGCAGCCACGGAAAGCACGCCAGCGTGGTATGCTCAG GTTCGGCTGTTTCCACCTTTGCCCCTGTCCGGCTGGTGGATGGCCCAGGTCGCTGCGCCGGGAGGGTCGAGGTGTTTCACAATGAGAAATGGGGGACAGTGTGTGATGACAGCTGGGACTTCGTGGATGCCAAAgtggtgtgccggcagctggACTGTGGGACGGTGGTAATGGCTCCGCGGCGGGCTCACTTcgggcagggacagggacccATCTGGCTGGATGACGTGCGCTGCATGGGGACTGAGGCAGCCCTCTCCGAATGCAGAGCCAAGGGCTGGGGTGTCCATGGGTGCGAGCATGGAGAAGATGCTGGCGTGGTGTGCTCAG GATCAGGCATTTCTGACCTCGGAAGCCTCCGCCTGGTGAACGGCTCAGACCTGTGCTCCGGGAAAGTTGAAGTGTTTCATGATCAGCGCTGGGGGGGCATCTGCACCGATGGCTGGGACCTGGCCGAAGCCCACGTGGTGTGtcggcagctgggctgcggggcggcGCACTCAGCCGCTGGGTCTGCCTGGTTTGGGACAGGAGATGGCCTGATCTGGGTGGATGCCGTGGAGTGCACCGGGACGGAGGGGGCCCTCTTCGAATGCAAGGTCAAGTTCTGGGGCGCTGAGAGCTGCAAGTCGAGGGGGCACGCAGGCGTCTCGTGCTCTGCGTCCGCAG ACTTGGACCCGGGGAGCTCAGAAGCCCTGCGGCTAGTGAACGGCCCGCACCGCTGTGCCGGGAGGGTGGAGGTCTTTCACAGCCAGCAGTGGGGGACCATCTGTGATGATGGCTGGGACCTGAACGACGCAGCCGTGGTGTGCCGGCAGTTGGGCTGCGGGACAGCCATATCAGCCCCAGGTTTATCTGGGTTCGGGCAAGGATCTGGCCCCATCTGGCTAGATGGGGTGAGTTGCCTCGGGACAGAAGCCACTCTTGCTGAATGCCCGGTCAAGCCTTGGGGATACCATGCATGTAACCACGTGGAAGACGCCAGTGTTGTGTGCTCAG GCTCGGGGATTGCCAGCATCCCCAGGCTTCGCCTGGTGGGTGGTTTGAGCGAGTGTGCCGGGAGGGTCGAGGTGTTTTATAACAACAAGTGGGGGACGGTCTGCGATGACAGCTGGGACCTGAGAGACGCGGCGGTGGTCTgccggcagctgggctgtggggtgGCCCTCTCGGCCCCCGGCTCAGCTCGGTTTGGGTGGGGAGCTGGCCCCATCTGGCTGGACGACGTGAGCTGCACAGGGGAGGAAACCGACTTCTCCAAGTGCCAAGCCAAGAtgtggggcatccacaactgcCACCACGGGGAGGATGCTGGTGTGGTGTGCGCAG CAGGCAACTCCAGCTCAGCTGACCTACGGCTGGTGGATGGACCACACCGTTGCGCCGGGAGGGTGGAGGTGCTCAACGCCGGGCAGTGGGGGACGGTCTGCGATGATGGCTGGGACCTGAATGACGCGGCGGtggtgtgcaggcagctgggctgcggcAGAGCTGAGGCAGCCCCCGGCCGGGCTCGCTTTGGGCAGGGGATGGGGCGCATCTGGCTGGATGACGTGGCCTGCGCTGGGAGTGAGGACGCCCTTGCCCAGTGCCGAGCCCATCCCTGGGGGCAGAGTAACTGCAACCATGGAGAAGATGCCAGTGTGGTGTGCTCAG ACGCTGGTGCAACCAACACATCGACCGTCCGGCTTGTGGATGGCCCGCATCGCTGTGCCGGGAGGGTGGAGGTCTTTCACAACCAGCAATGGGGGACGGTCTGTGACAACGGCTGGGACCTGAGCGACGCAGTGGTGGtctgctggcagctgggctgcggggtGGCTGTCGCGGCCCCAGCAGGGGCTTCCTTCGGGAGGGGGCTGGATCCCATCTGGCTGGATAGGGTCGCCTGCGTCGGGGGGGAGAAAGCCCTCGTGCAGTGTCGGGCCAGGCCCTGGGGAATCAACAGCTGCACCCACGAAGAGGATGCCGGTGTGGTCTGCTCAG ACCTGGCCAGGGCAGAGGTGGCAGAGGTCCGCCTTGCAGAAGGACCGAACCGCTGCGCCGGGAGGGTGGAGGTGCTCCACGCCGGGCAGTGGGGGACGGTCTGCGACGACAGCTGGGACCTGAATGACGCGGCGGtggtgtgcaggcagctgggctgcggcAGAGCTGAGGCAGCCCCTGGCCGGGCTTACTTcgggcaggggacagggcacaTCTGGCTGGATGACATGAGCTGCACGGGGAGCGAGGACGCCCTTGCCCAGTGCCAAGCCCATCCCTGGGGACAGAGTAACTGCCACCATGGAGAAGATGCTGGTGTGGTGTGCTCAG ATGCCAATGTCACAGAGGAGGTGCAGGTCCGCTTGGCCAATGGCCCGAACCGCTGTGCCGGGAGAGTGGAGGTGCTTCATGGACAGCGGTGGGGGACCATCTGCGATGACAGCTGGGATTTGAAGGATGCCAAGGTGGtctgccagcagctgggctgtgggacgGCTGTGTCGGTCCCAGACCAAGCTCACTTCGGGCATGGGTTGGACCCCATCTGGCTGGATGACGTGGAGTGCACCGGCATGGAGACCACCTTCTCCCAGTGCAGCCTTAGCAGCTGGGGACTCCATAACTGCAACCACAACGAAGATGCGGGAGTTGTGTGCTCAG GCACAGACCCCTTGCAGGTGCGGGTGCAGGACGGCCCCGGTCCCTGCGCGGGGCGGGTGGAGGTGCTCTACAACGCTACCTGGCATGGGGTGTGCGGCAGCAGATGGAGCTTGCTGGAAGCTGGGGTggtctgcaggcagctgggctgtgggccAGCCCAGTCAGCACCCGTTGGAGCCCATCTCAGGCAGGGGGACGGCCGTGCCTTGCTGGAGGGGCTGAGCTGCCAGGGGACCGAGTCATTGCTCCTGGAGTGCCAGCACAGAGAGACAGGGCTTGGGCCGTGCAGGCAGGGCTCGGCAGCTGGCGTGGTGTGCACAAAGCCGAAGG GTGCTACACCATCCTGCTCGGTGCTGATAGCGCTGCTGGCCCTGGTGATGCTGCTGAGCGGGGTCCTGCTGTGGCTCAACCTGAAGAGGAGGTGCatggcagcagcccaggctggag CCCACCAGCACCCTGGGGACCAGAACACTTCAGCGACGTCCTTCCGGCCCGTGGGGGCCATCTACCTCCCCACCAAGGCAGAAGCCCCCGAGGATGCCGACACCGAGATGACACAGCTCATGAAGGAAGACGCTGCCCCGTGA
- the LOC143169486 gene encoding uncharacterized protein LOC143169486, with protein sequence MEGQLGPPACEPPFSQRLSPLSEGDGPEGEEEQEEAQEEDAARVQPREEPGEGSPERLGQASLCHSGQCCRGQGSLTPWGAGRPYQKTGEDEGASLCNQAPEELRPCQQKHRLCLKPETSQAPTSPGCGESTEEPGPSRGKRLQLIWGRTGDFRQKEMENGLEEAPRSSEEEQEERRSRSCSPELPLSNDARPKPNFVQLIDEHGIYSTAKLVLGSAVGELEEVAVGLPAHPKRGASGVGELEIREVIVDEKPFQCGVCEKAFKRAWELFSHEVVHNEDRPFRCDLCQASFKRHSDFKSHQLVHTEERPFRCELCGKRFKRSSNLQEHRRIHSGERPFRCPRCAKSFKTPYELQRHALTHCAEKPFKCADCGKDFPTSNALLLHQRQHCDDKPHVCGVCGKKFTYTHSLRVHERVHTGDRPFVCPLCGKGFKQSNALSSHERVHTGERPFVCKTCGKAFKQSSYLVIHERAHTGERPYKCEVCGKAFARPSLLLQHHRVHSQERPYKCSFCHKFFKDLAYLAVHEKVHTGETPYKCSVCDKGFAHPSNLLQHQRVHRDS encoded by the coding sequence ATGGAAGGGCAGCTGGGTCCTCCAGCCTGCGAGCCCCCCTTTTCCCAGAGGCTCTCCCCCCTTTCCGAAGGAGATGGGCCTGAAGgtgaagaagagcaggaggaggctcaGGAGGAGGATGCAGCCAGGGTGCAGCCAAGAGAAGAGCCGGGGGAAGGCTCCCCGGAGCGGCTGGGGCAAGCTTCTCTGTGCCACTCAGGACAGtgctgccgcgggcagggctctCTCACACCTTGGGGTGCAGGCAGGCCCTACCAGAAGACTGGTGAGGATGAGGGGGCTTCCCTGTGCAACCAGGCACCAGAGGAGCTGCGGCCATGCCAGCAGAAGCACCGGCTGTGCCTGAAGCCTGAGACAAGCCAGGCCCCCACATCCCCGGGATGTGGGGAGAGCACCGAGGAGCCGGGACCCTCCCGGGGGAAGAGGCTGCAGTTGATCTGGGGCCGGACGGGTGACTTCAGACAGAAGGAGATGGAGAACGGGCTGGAGGAGGCACCACGGAGCagtgaggaagagcaggaggagagacGGTCTCGGTCCTGTTCCCCTGAGCTGCCCCTTTCCAACGATGCCCGTCCCAAGCCGAACTTTGTACAGCTGATTGACGAGCATGGCATCTACTCCACCGCCAAGCTGGTGCTGGGGAGTGCAGTGGGCGAACTGGAGGAGGTGGCAGTGGGGCTGCCGGCGCACCCAAAGCGGGGAGCGAGCGGCGTCGGCGAGCTGGAGATTCGCGAGGTGATCGTGGATGAGAAGCCCTTCCAGTGCGGCGTCTGTGAGAAGGCCTTCAAGCGGGCCTGGGAGCTCTTCAGCCATGAGGTGGTACACAACGAGGACCGTCCCTTTCGCTGCGACCTCTGTCAGGCCTCCTTCAAGCGCCACTCGGACTTCAAAAGCCACCAGCTGGTCCACACGGAGGAGCGACCCTTCCGCTGTGAGCTCTGCGGCAAGCGCTTCAAGCGCTCCTCCAACCTCCAAGAGCACCGGCGCATCCACAGCGGCGAGCGTCCCTTCCGCTGCCCCCGCTGCGCCAAGAGCTTCAAGACCCCTTACGAGCTGCAGCGCCACGCGCTCACCCACTGCGCCGAGAAGCCCTTCAAGTGCGCCGACTGCGGGAAGGACTTCCCCACCTCCAAcgccctcctcctccaccagcgCCAGCACTGCGACGACAAACCCCATGTCTGCGGGGTCTGTGGTAAAAAGTTCACCTACACGCACAGCCTCAGGGTGCACGAGCGGGTGCACACGGGTGACCGCCCCTTCGTCTGCCCACTCTGTGGCAAGGGCTTCAAGCAATCCAATGCCCTCTCCTCCCATGAGCGGGTGCACACCGGCGAGCGCCCCTTCGTCTGCAAAACCTGCGGGAAGGCCTTCAAGCAGTCATCCTACCTGGTGATCCATGAGCGGGCGCACACGGGGGAACGCCCTTACAAGTGCGAGGTGTGCGGGAAGGCCTTCGCCCGGCCCTCCTTGCTCCTCCAGCACCACCGCGTGCACAGCCAGGAGCGGCCCTACAAGTGCAGCTTCTGCCACAAGTTCTTCAAGGACCTGGCCTATCTGGCCGTGCATGAGAAGGTGCACACGGGCGAGACCCCCTACAAGTGCAGTGTCTGCGACAAGGGCTTCGCTCACCCCTCCAACCTGCTGCAGCACCAGCGCGTGCACCGCGACAGCTGA
- the LOC143169484 gene encoding scavenger receptor cysteine-rich domain-containing protein DMBT1-like isoform X2 translates to MLGYLHPSSSCLGGRNQPSCGGAKSMGTLLLMACLWASQMSVATKLRLVNGSTHCEGRVEITHDGTWAALCDEGWGLAEARVVCRQLGCGRALSAPGGFHFGQGPGQMWPDSVSCVGTETALSACKTKPRGNGTCHHGREAGVVCAGNSEGDQVRLVNYGSRCAGRVEVFHNKKWGTVCDDNWDLLDAEVVCRQLDCGRALSAPGGGQFGRGDGIIWMDETNCTGMESTLSACRARPWGINNCYHGEDAGVVCSDSIIPEPAHLQLANGSHRCAGRVEVFHQEEWGAVCDRGWDKQDAEVVCRQLGCGTALPALEGADFGTGPQRIWLDNVNCQGTEPDLTKCRASPWGESSCSHGKHASVVCSGSAVSTFAPVRLVDGPGRCAGRVEVFHNEKWGTVCDDSWDFVDAKVVCRQLDCGTVVMAPRRAHFGQGQGPIWLDDVRCMGTEAALSECRAKGWGVHGCEHGEDAGVVCSGSGISDLGSLRLVNGSDLCSGKVEVFHDQRWGGICTDGWDLAEAHVVCRQLGCGAAHSAAGSAWFGTGDGLIWVDAVECTGTEGALFECKVKFWGAESCKSRGHAGVSCSASADLDPGSSEALRLVNGPHRCAGRVEVFHSQQWGTICDDGWDLNDAAVVCRQLGCGTAISAPGLSGFGQGSGPIWLDGVSCLGTEATLAECPVKPWGYHACNHVEDASVVCSGSGIASIPRLRLVGGLSECAGRVEVFYNNKWGTVCDDSWDLRDAAVVCRQLGCGVALSAPGSARFGWGAGPIWLDDVSCTGEETDFSKCQAKMWGIHNCHHGEDAGVVCAAGNSSSADLRLVDGPHRCAGRVEVLNAGQWGTVCDDGWDLNDAAVVCRQLGCGRAEAAPGRARFGQGMGRIWLDDVACAGSEDALAQCRAHPWGQSNCNHGEDASVVCSDAGATNTSTVRLVDGPHRCAGRVEVFHNQQWGTVCDNGWDLSDAVVVCWQLGCGVAVAAPAGASFGRGLDPIWLDRVACVGGEKALVQCRARPWGINSCTHEEDAGVVCSDLARAEVAEVRLAEGPNRCAGRVEVLHAGQWGTVCDDSWDLNDAAVVCRQLGCGRAEAAPGRAYFGQGTGHIWLDDMSCTGSEDALAQCQAHPWGQSNCHHGEDAGVVCSDANVTEEVQVRLANGPNRCAGRVEVLHGQRWGTICDDSWDLKDAKVVCQQLGCGTAVSVPDQAHFGHGLDPIWLDDVECTGMETTFSQCSLSSWGLHNCNHNEDAGVVCSGTDPLQVRVQDGPGPCAGRVEVLYNATWHGVCGSRWSLLEAGVVCRQLGCGPAQSAPVGAHLRQGDGRALLEGLSCQGTESLLLECQHRETGLGPCRQGSAAGVVCTKPKGATPSCSVLIALLALVMLLSGVLLWLNLKRRCMAAAQAGAHQHPGDQNTSATSFRPVGAIYLPTKAEAPEDADTEMTQLMKEDAAP, encoded by the exons ATGCTGGGCTATCTCCATCCCTCGTCCAGCTGCCTGGGGGGCAGAAACCAACCCAGCTGTGGTGGGGCCAAGAGCATGGGGACCCTCCTCCTGATGGCATGCCTTTGGG CTTCACAGATGTCCGTGGCCACCAAGCTCCGCCTGGTCAACGGTTCGACGCACTGCGAAGGCAGGGTGGAGATCACCCATGACGGCACCTGGGCAGCCCTGTGTGACGAGGGCTGGGGTCTGGCCGAGGCTCGAGtagtgtgcaggcagctgggctgtgggagaGCACTGTCAGCACCCGGCGGATTCCATTTTGGGCAAGGACCTGGGCAAATGTGGCCTGACAGCGTGAGCTGCGTAGGGACGGAGACTGCCCTCTCTGCATGCAAGACAAAGCCCCGGGGCAATGGCACTTGTCACCATGGGAGAGAAGCTGGCGTGGTGTGCGCAG GTAATTCAGAGGGCGACCAGGTCCGGCTGGTGAACTATGGCAGCCGCTGCGCTGGCAGGGTTGAGGTCTTCCATAACAAGAAGTGGGGGACCGTGTGCGATGACAACTGGGACCTGCTGGACGCCGAGGTCGTCTGCCGGCAGCTGGACTGCGGGCGAGCACTGTCAGCCCCCGGGGGGGGTCAGTTCGGGCGAGGGGATGGCATCATCTGGATGGACGAGACAAACTGCACGGGGATGGAGAGCACGCTGTCCGCCTGCCGGGCCCGGCCGTGGGGCATTAATAATTGCTACCACGGGGAAGATGCTGGCGTGGTTTGCTCAG ACTCGATCATCCCCGAGCCAGCTCATCTCCAGCTGGCAAACGGCTCGCACCGCTGCGCCGGCAGAGTCGAGGTGTTTCACCAGGAGGAGTGGGGAGCTGTCTGCGACCGTGGCTGGGATAAGCAGGACGCTGAGGTCGTGTgccggcagctgggctgtgggacgGCACTGCCGGCATTAGAGGGGGCAGACTTTGGCACCGGACCTCAACGCATCTGGCTGGACAACGTGAACTGCCAGGGGACGGAGCCAGACCTTACGAAATGCCGGGCAAGCCCATGGGGAGAGAGCAGCTGCAGCCACGGAAAGCACGCCAGCGTGGTATGCTCAG GTTCGGCTGTTTCCACCTTTGCCCCTGTCCGGCTGGTGGATGGCCCAGGTCGCTGCGCCGGGAGGGTCGAGGTGTTTCACAATGAGAAATGGGGGACAGTGTGTGATGACAGCTGGGACTTCGTGGATGCCAAAgtggtgtgccggcagctggACTGTGGGACGGTGGTAATGGCTCCGCGGCGGGCTCACTTcgggcagggacagggacccATCTGGCTGGATGACGTGCGCTGCATGGGGACTGAGGCAGCCCTCTCCGAATGCAGAGCCAAGGGCTGGGGTGTCCATGGGTGCGAGCATGGAGAAGATGCTGGCGTGGTGTGCTCAG GATCAGGCATTTCTGACCTCGGAAGCCTCCGCCTGGTGAACGGCTCAGACCTGTGCTCCGGGAAAGTTGAAGTGTTTCATGATCAGCGCTGGGGGGGCATCTGCACCGATGGCTGGGACCTGGCCGAAGCCCACGTGGTGTGtcggcagctgggctgcggggcggcGCACTCAGCCGCTGGGTCTGCCTGGTTTGGGACAGGAGATGGCCTGATCTGGGTGGATGCCGTGGAGTGCACCGGGACGGAGGGGGCCCTCTTCGAATGCAAGGTCAAGTTCTGGGGCGCTGAGAGCTGCAAGTCGAGGGGGCACGCAGGCGTCTCGTGCTCTGCGTCCGCAG ACTTGGACCCGGGGAGCTCAGAAGCCCTGCGGCTAGTGAACGGCCCGCACCGCTGTGCCGGGAGGGTGGAGGTCTTTCACAGCCAGCAGTGGGGGACCATCTGTGATGATGGCTGGGACCTGAACGACGCAGCCGTGGTGTGCCGGCAGTTGGGCTGCGGGACAGCCATATCAGCCCCAGGTTTATCTGGGTTCGGGCAAGGATCTGGCCCCATCTGGCTAGATGGGGTGAGTTGCCTCGGGACAGAAGCCACTCTTGCTGAATGCCCGGTCAAGCCTTGGGGATACCATGCATGTAACCACGTGGAAGACGCCAGTGTTGTGTGCTCAG GCTCGGGGATTGCCAGCATCCCCAGGCTTCGCCTGGTGGGTGGTTTGAGCGAGTGTGCCGGGAGGGTCGAGGTGTTTTATAACAACAAGTGGGGGACGGTCTGCGATGACAGCTGGGACCTGAGAGACGCGGCGGTGGTCTgccggcagctgggctgtggggtgGCCCTCTCGGCCCCCGGCTCAGCTCGGTTTGGGTGGGGAGCTGGCCCCATCTGGCTGGACGACGTGAGCTGCACAGGGGAGGAAACCGACTTCTCCAAGTGCCAAGCCAAGAtgtggggcatccacaactgcCACCACGGGGAGGATGCTGGTGTGGTGTGCGCAG CAGGCAACTCCAGCTCAGCTGACCTACGGCTGGTGGATGGACCACACCGTTGCGCCGGGAGGGTGGAGGTGCTCAACGCCGGGCAGTGGGGGACGGTCTGCGATGATGGCTGGGACCTGAATGACGCGGCGGtggtgtgcaggcagctgggctgcggcAGAGCTGAGGCAGCCCCCGGCCGGGCTCGCTTTGGGCAGGGGATGGGGCGCATCTGGCTGGATGACGTGGCCTGCGCTGGGAGTGAGGACGCCCTTGCCCAGTGCCGAGCCCATCCCTGGGGGCAGAGTAACTGCAACCATGGAGAAGATGCCAGTGTGGTGTGCTCAG ACGCTGGTGCAACCAACACATCGACCGTCCGGCTTGTGGATGGCCCGCATCGCTGTGCCGGGAGGGTGGAGGTCTTTCACAACCAGCAATGGGGGACGGTCTGTGACAACGGCTGGGACCTGAGCGACGCAGTGGTGGtctgctggcagctgggctgcggggtGGCTGTCGCGGCCCCAGCAGGGGCTTCCTTCGGGAGGGGGCTGGATCCCATCTGGCTGGATAGGGTCGCCTGCGTCGGGGGGGAGAAAGCCCTCGTGCAGTGTCGGGCCAGGCCCTGGGGAATCAACAGCTGCACCCACGAAGAGGATGCCGGTGTGGTCTGCTCAG ACCTGGCCAGGGCAGAGGTGGCAGAGGTCCGCCTTGCAGAAGGACCGAACCGCTGCGCCGGGAGGGTGGAGGTGCTCCACGCCGGGCAGTGGGGGACGGTCTGCGACGACAGCTGGGACCTGAATGACGCGGCGGtggtgtgcaggcagctgggctgcggcAGAGCTGAGGCAGCCCCTGGCCGGGCTTACTTcgggcaggggacagggcacaTCTGGCTGGATGACATGAGCTGCACGGGGAGCGAGGACGCCCTTGCCCAGTGCCAAGCCCATCCCTGGGGACAGAGTAACTGCCACCATGGAGAAGATGCTGGTGTGGTGTGCTCAG ATGCCAATGTCACAGAGGAGGTGCAGGTCCGCTTGGCCAATGGCCCGAACCGCTGTGCCGGGAGAGTGGAGGTGCTTCATGGACAGCGGTGGGGGACCATCTGCGATGACAGCTGGGATTTGAAGGATGCCAAGGTGGtctgccagcagctgggctgtgggacgGCTGTGTCGGTCCCAGACCAAGCTCACTTCGGGCATGGGTTGGACCCCATCTGGCTGGATGACGTGGAGTGCACCGGCATGGAGACCACCTTCTCCCAGTGCAGCCTTAGCAGCTGGGGACTCCATAACTGCAACCACAACGAAGATGCGGGAGTTGTGTGCTCAG GCACAGACCCCTTGCAGGTGCGGGTGCAGGACGGCCCCGGTCCCTGCGCGGGGCGGGTGGAGGTGCTCTACAACGCTACCTGGCATGGGGTGTGCGGCAGCAGATGGAGCTTGCTGGAAGCTGGGGTggtctgcaggcagctgggctgtgggccAGCCCAGTCAGCACCCGTTGGAGCCCATCTCAGGCAGGGGGACGGCCGTGCCTTGCTGGAGGGGCTGAGCTGCCAGGGGACCGAGTCATTGCTCCTGGAGTGCCAGCACAGAGAGACAGGGCTTGGGCCGTGCAGGCAGGGCTCGGCAGCTGGCGTGGTGTGCACAAAGCCGAAGG GTGCTACACCATCCTGCTCGGTGCTGATAGCGCTGCTGGCCCTGGTGATGCTGCTGAGCGGGGTCCTGCTGTGGCTCAACCTGAAGAGGAGGTGCatggcagcagcccaggctggag CCCACCAGCACCCTGGGGACCAGAACACTTCAGCGACGTCCTTCCGGCCCGTGGGGGCCATCTACCTCCCCACCAAGGCAGAAGCCCCCGAGGATGCCGACACCGAGATGACACAGCTCATGAAGGAAGACGCTGCCCCGTGA